GCGCGCGCTCATCCAGTCGCCGGAATCCGCGTACCGCATTCCCTGCGCGAACCGCAGGCAGCCGTACAGCGGCCAGTCCACGTACGCCATCCAGCGCGCGTCGCGCTTGCGGTTCTCGATTTTGCCGTCCTCGGCGTCCTCCGCGGCCTCGACCAGAAGCTCCCGCGCCTCGTCCAGCCGCCTGCATTCGACGCCGGTCAGCCTTGATATCAGCTCCGCCCGACCCAGGTTGCCTTCAAGAACGAGCAGATCCATATACCGCGCCAGCGCGTCCGCGTCGTCGGGATTCGCGGACAGCTTGGCCGCAAGCTTCGCCTTCAGCGGCGCGGTGCGCCCGTAACGCTCGAACGCTTCTTCGGGCGACAACATATATGTTGTATAAAACCAGATGAACGCGTAACCCAGCAGTCCCGCGGCTGCCAGAATCAGCACGATTGCGGTGAGCAGTTTCTTCATGTCCATTCGGGGCGGCTCTCGCCCTGCGATGATACCAGAACGCCCGCCCGCGCCCGAACATCCGCCCGCCGCGGAAGTCTTATATAATGTGACTTTCCGCCGCCGCTCGGGTATAATGTACTTGAGGACCCAGGGGAGGTCGTGATCATGATGAAAACGAAGCTTCAAACCGCCGCCATCCTTGCGGCGATTCTGGCCCTTTCCTTCCACGTCGCGCCGCCCGCCTTCGGAGCCGACAACCTCGACCCGACCGTCGGCGAAACGGCATGGGGCAACTTCGTCGCGGACTCGATGCGGGAACACTACAAGTGCGACGTCGCGTTCATCGACGCGGGGACGCTATCCACGCTGACGACGAAGGAAGCGATCAGCGAGTCGATCACGCGCCTCGAAATCGCGGAGGTCGAGGTGGTGACTGCCAAGCTCACCGGCCGCGATCTTGCGCTCGTCCTCAACAACTCGCTCAAGTTCTTCCCGCGCAAGAGCAACGGCTTCCTGCAGGTGAGCGGGATGGTGATCACTGTGGACCCCAAACTCGCGGCAAACAAGGTGGTCGCGGCAAGCGTCGGCGGCGCGGCGCTTGACCCGGCGAAGACCTACACCGTGGCGATGACCAAGTTCCTGGCCAACGGCGGCGCGGGCTTCAACGTGCTGGACGACATCCCTGTCGTGGACGGCAGCGTCCGGTTCGTCGGCGAGCTTATCGCGGACTATTACATCGCCCACCCGGAAATGCCCAAGGTCGGCGGAAGGTACGTCGTGAGGGGGTAGGGATTGGAGAACACCGCCAAAAGCGGCAACCAGCTGACCAATACGTTCGAGTACGACTACGA
This is a stretch of genomic DNA from bacterium. It encodes these proteins:
- a CDS encoding 5'-nucleotidase C-terminal domain-containing protein; amino-acid sequence: MMKTKLQTAAILAAILALSFHVAPPAFGADNLDPTVGETAWGNFVADSMREHYKCDVAFIDAGTLSTLTTKEAISESITRLEIAEVEVVTAKLTGRDLALVLNNSLKFFPRKSNGFLQVSGMVITVDPKLAANKVVAASVGGAALDPAKTYTVAMTKFLANGGAGFNVLDDIPVVDGSVRFVGELIADYYIAHPEMPKVGGRYVVRG